Part of the Terrisporobacter glycolicus ATCC 14880 = DSM 1288 genome is shown below.
TCATTTTCAAAGGCTTCAATTACCTTTAGTCCAGCATTAATAAAAACATTTTTTTGTTCATTTATTTCCATTAATATTGATTCATGTACTCTTTCATCAGCATTTCTATGAAGATTATTTAAAAACTCTCTACTGTCTGAGTGAGCAATCATAAGTATTCCATCTTCTTTTAAACTATTTTTCACAAGATTTGAAATAGTTTGTGTTTTATTTTCTAAATGAGGATACATGGAGTATAGAATTATTTTGTCATATTTATGTTTTAACTCTTCTTTTTCAACATTTACTAAGTCAAAATCAACATTACTCAAATGATTAAATTTACTTTTAGCAACTTCTAACATTCCTTTAGAAATATCTACACCTTTGATTCTTCCTGTGCATACTCTTTCATTTAAAAATGGTATTAAAACTCCCGTTCCAGTACCTATGTCCAGAATTTCATCGTCTTCTTGAATTTCAAGCTTGTCCAATAAATAATTAATTTTAGATTCATCTACATTAATCATATTGTCCCATTTTTTAGCTACAGAATTAAAAAAATCTGCTTGTCCCAAAATATTCCCCCCTAACAAAAAAAGCCATGAAGATAAAAAACCTTCATGGCTTCGTTTCAAATTATTTTATTGACATAAGTGTAACACACTTTAATTTATTTTTCATTAATTTTACACATTTATCATTAAATAGTAGCAATTATCTAGATACTTCTCCTGTAGACTTGTCTACATACCACCATCCATAAGTCTCTCTCATTCCATTGTCATCGTAGTTATCAGCAGTCAGATGGTACCTATTTCCTATTACTTCATATACTTCAATTGTGTTTGGAGCATGACCAATTTCTTTTATAAAATAATTTTTAAGTATTTTTTTTGCCTTATCTTCAGAAATTCCATCACTATTTAAACTTTTTTCTTTCTTTTTAGCTTCCTCTTGTATTCTCTTCTCTTCTTCTTTAGCAATTTTAGCTATTTTTTCTATGGCATCTTCACAATCTTCTTTTATATTTGTTAAAGTTTCTTTTTGTGAATCATAAGACTTATTGTCTTTTATAAGTTGTAAAGCTTTATCGATATCTTTTATTGCTTTTGAGTAATTTTTATTAGAAAAATAATTTTGGGATGATTTCGTTAATTTATCAATTTTCTCATTTAATTCCTTGTCTTCTTTAACTTGCTCTTTTAAAGTTTTAGCTTCTTGAACTAAAATATCAGATCCATTTTCATAATTTATAACTCCATCTAAAAGTTCTAAGGATTGATCAAATTCACGTTTTTCATAAGATTTTAAAGCTTTAACATATTTTTCACTTTGATTGTATAAATCAGTTGCCACCTTGTCATCTTTCTTTTCTTCCAATGCCTTTTCAAACTCTGTTATGGCATCTTCATATTTTTTGTTTTTTAAAGCCTCATTCCCCAACTCTATGGCTTTATTGTATGCTGCATCACTTTTACACCCTACTAGTAAAAGCATACTTAATATGCATACTGATATTAATTTTTTTTTCATTTTGTATCCCTCACTTTGTATCTATATTTTGACATTGTAATTATATCAAAATATAGATTATTTTTCCATAAAGGTTTACAACTAATTGTTTTTTTATTTTTTAATATACATTTTTATTTTATGATACTTTTTATTTCTTTTTTAAGCTTTGGATCAAGATTCTCCTTTAAATAGACCTTTTTCCACTCTTCATTTAAAGACTTCTTCTGATCATTTGAAAAACTTTCTGAATGATACGGATTAAGAATGTCAACCATTTCATAACTCTCAAAGTCAATATATTTACATAATTCATCTATATTTTGAATTAAAAACTTCATATTATCATATGATACAAAGCTTCCACTTCGTCCATATTTTGAAAGGTAACTACTTATTTGATAGTCTTCATTTGTTGCTTTAAAATATGCACCTGAAGCATCCATTGTTTCATTACTATCATTTACATATCTAACAAGCTGAATTTCTCTTATTAATTTATCTTTTTCTGTTAAATCCTTATATCTGTGGTTTATGTATCCAACTAGCCCAGGGCTCCAATCAGGATCTAAAATATAACGTTTACGTTCTTTAATTTCATCTTTCGTATATCCACATCCTTTGAGGCTCTCTAAGTTTTTATCAATTTCTTTATCTCTAATTTCTGTTAATTCTTTAATACTCAAATCATCTAAATTTTCAGGTGATTTTTTTTCATTAGATACCTCAGGTATTTTCGTTATTTTTTCATTATCATTTTTATTTGCAAATACAAATACAATTGTTGATATACCTAAAGTAGCTAAAACTAAAATTAAGCCTATTTTTTTCTTAAACATTTCTATTTTCACCCCTTCTAAAACCAATTATATCAAACCAATAATTAATGTAAATAAATGGTAAACAATTATATTCTTTCAATATCTTAAGCTTAATTTATTTTCAAATGAAAAAAGTAGTTACTAACAAATATTTTATAGTAACTACTTTGGTCTTTAATTATTTCTAATATTATTAAATATTTCTTGCTACTTCATATGCATCCCAGATAGCGTACATAATATTTTGTACTTTATTAGCATCACCAATCATTCTTACTTCTGGGTGTAAAAACTTAATTTCATCATATAATGATTTTTCTGAATTATATCCTATAGCAAGTATTGCTGAGTCTGATTTTATTATTTCTTTTTTTCCATCAACTTCAATAACAAAACCTTCTTCTACTGATTTTGAAATTTTTGCACCACATTTTACATTAATTTTCTTAAACTCAACTAAGTCTTTTAACATATCATGGTTTGCATGACATAAAGGACCTCCAACTTTCAAGATATCATCCATCATTTCAACAATAGTTACATCTTTTCCTTGATCCTTTAACCATAGGGCAGTTTCACATCCTACTAAACCACCACCTATAACTATAGTAGACTGTCCTACATCCTCTTTTTTAAGTAATACTTCCTCAGCTGTAAATACCTTTTTAGGTCCTTCTATAGATAATTTTCTTGGTCTAGATCCTGTTGCTATAATTACTGTGTCTGCTTCATATTTTTTAACAGTTTCTGTTGTCGCACATGTTTTAAAATCTATTTTTACTCCAAGTTTTTCAAGTTCTAATTCATACCACTTCACAAGAGCAAGATCATCTTCTTTAAAATCTGGTGCTCCTGCTGGAATTAAATTTCCGCCTAATCTTTCAGACTTTTCTATAAGTACCACATTGTGACCTCTTAGTGCGGATACTCTTGCAGCTTCACATCCTGCAACTCCACCACCAATAATAAGTACTTTTTTCTTTTCATCTGCCTTTTTAACTTCTAGCTCTTTTTCTCTACCACAAGCTGGGTTAACTGCACATGATATATTTGCATAAGTCTGTAATCTTCCCATACAACCTTCTTGGCAAGAAAGGCAAGGACGAACGCTTTTGTAGTCACCTGCTAATATTTTATTTGGTATTTCTGCATCTGCAAGTAATGGTCTGGCAAGACCTATCATATCAGTTTTTCCCTCTAAAATTGCTTCACTAGCCAAATCTGGATCTTCCATTCTTCCTGCACTAATTATAGGAACATTTACATTGTTTTTAAGTATTTCATTGTAAGGTAAGTATAGTCCCTTTTCTTGATACATAGGTGGATGACTCCAATACCATGAGTCATATGATCCTACATCTGCATTTAGGGCATCGTAACCTGCATCAACTAATATTTTAGCCGCTTCAATTCCTTCTGGAATATCACGCCCCATCTCTTGGAATTCTTCATTTGGTAGTCCACCCTTACACCAATCTTTTATAAAACTTTTAATACTATATCTTAAAGATACTGGGAAATCTTCTCCACATCTCTTTTTAATCTCTTGTACAATTTCACATGCAAAACGTAAACGATTTTCTAAACTTCCGCCATATTCATCAGTTCTATTATTAAATAATGCAATTGCAAACTGATCAATTAGATATCCTTCATGAACAGCATGAATTTCTACACCGTCAAATCCTGATTTTTTTGCGATTTCTGCTGATTCTCCAAACTTTCTTACATATTCTTTTACTTCCCCATTTGTTAACTCACGACATGTTACACCTTTTAAGAATCTATGAGGTATTGGTGATGGCGCTACTGCTACATCTCCTACTATAGATGGAATACTAACACGCCCAAACCCTCCAGATAGTTGTAAAAATATTTTAGAACCATAAGCATGAACACGTTCTGTCATAGCCTT
Proteins encoded:
- a CDS encoding class I SAM-dependent methyltransferase; this encodes MGQADFFNSVAKKWDNMINVDESKINYLLDKLEIQEDDEILDIGTGTGVLIPFLNERVCTGRIKGVDISKGMLEVAKSKFNHLSNVDFDLVNVEKEELKHKYDKIILYSMYPHLENKTQTISNLVKNSLKEDGILMIAHSDSREFLNNLHRNADERVHESILMEINEQKNVFINAGLKVIEAFENDDMYYVVIEKN
- a CDS encoding FAD-dependent oxidoreductase, with translation MMQEKYKVLFEPIKIGKLEIKNRFVLAPMGPGGLCNPDGSFNERGEEFYVERAKGGTGLIMTGVTMVENDIEKCALPSMPCPTINPLSFITRGKAMTERVHAYGSKIFLQLSGGFGRVSIPSIVGDVAVAPSPIPHRFLKGVTCRELTNGEVKEYVRKFGESAEIAKKSGFDGVEIHAVHEGYLIDQFAIALFNNRTDEYGGSLENRLRFACEIVQEIKKRCGEDFPVSLRYSIKSFIKDWCKGGLPNEEFQEMGRDIPEGIEAAKILVDAGYDALNADVGSYDSWYWSHPPMYQEKGLYLPYNEILKNNVNVPIISAGRMEDPDLASEAILEGKTDMIGLARPLLADAEIPNKILAGDYKSVRPCLSCQEGCMGRLQTYANISCAVNPACGREKELEVKKADEKKKVLIIGGGVAGCEAARVSALRGHNVVLIEKSERLGGNLIPAGAPDFKEDDLALVKWYELELEKLGVKIDFKTCATTETVKKYEADTVIIATGSRPRKLSIEGPKKVFTAEEVLLKKEDVGQSTIVIGGGLVGCETALWLKDQGKDVTIVEMMDDILKVGGPLCHANHDMLKDLVEFKKINVKCGAKISKSVEEGFVIEVDGKKEIIKSDSAILAIGYNSEKSLYDEIKFLHPEVRMIGDANKVQNIMYAIWDAYEVARNI